In Malus sylvestris chromosome 16, drMalSylv7.2, whole genome shotgun sequence, the following are encoded in one genomic region:
- the LOC126607798 gene encoding heparanase-like protein 2 codes for MEVRGGAIFFICVSWFSLGLAEYVEVRVKGVTSIATTDDNFICATLDWWPADKCDYDQCPWGKAGIFNLDLSNKILHNAVKAFNPMRIRVGGSLQDQVSYGVGFGDKSCNRFKKNDSGLFGFSEACLHHKRWDELNQFFNKTKAKVTFGLNALHGKKVSSEDKSLRIGDWNAQNSRDLMEYTIAKGYQIDSYELGNELSGSGVSPRIESEQYAKDMKKLKEVVTELYPEASNRPKVLGPAGFYDKKWFENFLQATGPGVVDGVTHHLYNLGAGVDPELIDKVQDPFFLSEIAQTFYDLSNTIQQFGPWSEAWVGEAGGAYNSGGKDVSHTFADGFWYLDQLGMTSTYNHKVYCRQALIGGNYALLNTTTFIPNPDYYGALLWHRLMGTRVLSTMNFGSPYLRAYCHCTKNQKGVTLLLINMSNATTFDVAVLPDYNLYPRQILTTRKYGANDEPEREEYHLTPEGGNIQSDVVLLNGTPLKLTNSSDIPEMKPKLVDPTSTISVAADSIVFVSIKNFHAPACA; via the exons ATGGAGGTTAGAGGAGGagccatattttttatttgtgtatCGTGGTTTTCATTAGGTTTAGCTGAGTACGTTGAAGTGAGAGTCAAGGGAGTGACTTCCATAGCCACCACAGATGATAACTTCATCTGTGCAACTTTGGACTGGTGGCCTGCTGACAAATGTGACTACGATCAGTGCCCATGGGGGAAGGCTGGCATTTTTAATCTG GATTTGAGTAACAAGATCTTGCACAATGCTGTCAAGG CTTTCAATCCAATGAGAATCAGAGTTGGAGGCTCATTGCAAGATCAGGTCAGTTATGGTGTAGGGTTTGGAGATAAATCATGCAACCGTTTCAAGAAAAATGATTCGGGGTTGTTCGGATTCAGCGAAGCCTGCCTTCATCATAAAAGATGGGATGAGCTCAATCAGTTCTTTAACAAAACAAA AGCTAAAGTCACATTTGGTTTGAATGCCTTGCATGGGAAGAAAGTGTCTTCTGAAGACAAAAGTCTTCGAATCGGCGATTGGAACGCTCAAAATTCTCGTGATCTGATGGAGTACACAATTGCAAAGGGATACCAGATTGATTCATATGAGCTTG GGAATGAGCTATCCGGGAGTGGAGTATCTCCAAGAATAGAAAGTGAGCAATATgcaaaagacatgaaaaagcTCAAAGAAGTTGTGACAGAATTGTACCCCGAAGCCTCAAATCGACCTAAGGTTTTAGGCCCTGCTGGATTTTACGACAAGAAATGGTTCGAAAACTTCCTGCAGGCCACGGGGCCAGGCGTTGTTGATGGTGTAACTCATCACTTATACAATCTTGGTGCAG GTGTTGATCCCGAGCTTATCGACAAGGTTCAAGATCCATTTTTTCTGTCAGAGATAGCTCAAACATTTTACGACTTATCGAATACAATCCAGCAGTTTGGGCCATGGTCAGAAGCTTGGGTTGGGGAAGCAGGTGGAGCTTATAACAGTGGTGGCAAAGATGTCTCACATACTTTTGCTGATGGCTTTTG GTATTTGGACCAGCTTGGCATGACATCAACCTACAACCACAAGGTTTACTGCCGACAAGCCTTGATTGGAGGGAACTATGCTCTGCTTAACACCACCACATTCATCCCTAATCCCGATTATTACGG TGCACTCTTGTGGCATAGACTAATGGGAACTAGGGTTCTTTCCACCATGAACTTTGGCTCTCCTTATCTGAGAGCATATTGCCATTGCACAAAGAATCAG AAAGGGGTCACACTACTTCTGATCAACATGTCCAACGCCACCACCTTCGACGTCGCTGTTCTCCCCGACTATAATTTGTACCCGAGGCAAATACTTACGACCAGAAAGTACGGTGCTAATGATGAACCAGAAAGAGAAGAGTATCATTTGACACCAGAAGGTGGCAACATTCAAAGTGATGTGGTATTGCTCAATGGAACTCCTTTGAAACTCACAAACTCATCAGACATTCCGgaaatgaaaccaaaactcGTTGATCCCACTTCGACGATCAGCGTCGCAGCGGATTCAATCGTCTTTGTATCTATAAAAAATTTCCATGCCCCGGCCTGCGCTTAA
- the LOC126607800 gene encoding uncharacterized protein At3g61260-like, whose amino-acid sequence MSQDYDANRAMEHATAVAAAAFAIKSTEDSAISDKEMAGNERKPNLVRITSGKEETAISKPEPGIFSKIFSGAGSRKSTPAQEDPDGKVPISIATTGKSPEKAVLPDSIKRQTAPPPPPPPPPPLRPPSIKRTPTFDDKRSSSAGGVKPETAAAKPNLSATTKPESPWDETKKPTSTGPGTRKTQADIWEETKIARLKARYEKQKATILAWENNKKTKCRKRLDKIKQGEVAEKREKALRKFSAEMEYIKEIADGARAQAAERHRNGVLKVKQKRVNHNKMAVPPHG is encoded by the exons ATGAGTCAAGACTACGATGCTAACAGAGCAATGGAGCATGCAACTGCGGTGGCAGCTGCTGCATTTGCCATTAAATCAACTGAAGATTCGGCCATCTCTGACAAGGAAATGGCGGGCAATGAGCGTAAACCAAATTTGGTGAGGATCACGAGCGGAAAGGAAGAAACGGCAATTTCAAAGCCGGAACCTGGAATAttttccaaaatattctcag GTGCAGGTTCGAGGAAAAGTACTCCAGCACAAGAAGATCCAGATGGCAAGGTGCCAATAAGCATTGCCACAACCGGGAAGAGCCCAGAAAAGGCTGTCCTTCCTGACAGTATAAAACGTCAAACTGCACcaccgccgccaccaccaccaccacccccccTTCGACCCCCATCTATCAAGAGAACTCCAACTTTTGATGATAAACGGTCGAGCAGCGCTGGCGGTGTAAAACCTGAAACTGCAGCAGCAAAACCCAATTTGTCTGCCACTACGAAACCCGAAAGTCCTTGGGATGAAACCAAGAAGCCGACTTCAACAGGACCTGGAACAAGGAAAACACAAGCAGATATTTGGGAAGAAACCAAGATTGCTAGACTCAAAGCAAG GTATGAGAAGCAAAAGGCCACAATACTTGCATGGGAGAACAACAAGAAGACGAAATGCAGAAAACGTCTCGATAAAATAAAG CAAGGTGAAGTAGcggaaaaaagagaaaaagcacTACGAAAGTTCAGCGCAGAGATGGAATATATCAAAGAGATTGCAGACGGAGCTAGGGCACAGGCAGCAGAGAGGCACAGAAATGGTGTCTTGAAGGTGAAACAAAAG AGAGTCAATCACAATAAGATGGCAGTTCCACCGCATGGTTAG